A genomic stretch from Bacillus sp. N1-1 includes:
- the brnQ gene encoding branched-chain amino acid transport system II carrier protein encodes MKLKLSNKDTLTIGLMLFALFLGAGNMIFPPALGNSAGENIWIATAGFLITGVGLPLLGVTAIGLTGGSLRDIASKVHPLFGLIFTAILYLAIGPFFGIPRTGTVAFEIGVVPFLNDSTNVNELPLFLYTLIFFGLTFWLSLNPTRLVDRVGKILTPILILVLGSLIIGAFINPPGPLSTPAPDYKSGVFFKGFIEGYLTMDAIAALVFGIVVIQAVNDKGVSDRKNVSIAVLKAGILAAIGLTAIYLSLAYIGATSTSLVGSANNGGAILSSIASYLFGSLGTLLLGAAITFACLTTSVGLVTACGEYFSKTYPKLSYKTVILVVTLFSTFVANLGLTQLITFTLPVLIAIYPIAIVLIFLTFIENVFPIHHYVYRGAIILTVFISVPNALEGAGIVLPGMGVMQTLPLYSEGVGWIIPAIVGAVIGLLLSRTTKQAS; translated from the coding sequence ATGAAACTAAAATTATCGAATAAAGACACATTGACGATCGGATTAATGCTATTTGCACTCTTCTTAGGTGCGGGAAATATGATCTTCCCTCCAGCGCTTGGAAACTCTGCAGGTGAAAACATTTGGATTGCCACAGCTGGCTTTCTTATCACAGGTGTCGGCTTACCACTTCTTGGCGTAACAGCTATTGGCTTAACCGGTGGAAGTTTAAGGGACATCGCATCCAAAGTACATCCGCTATTTGGACTTATTTTCACAGCCATTCTCTACCTTGCAATCGGCCCATTCTTCGGAATACCGCGCACGGGTACTGTAGCTTTCGAGATCGGTGTTGTGCCATTTCTAAATGACTCTACAAACGTAAATGAATTGCCTTTATTTCTCTATACACTTATTTTCTTCGGATTAACATTCTGGTTATCATTAAACCCGACAAGGTTAGTGGATCGAGTTGGAAAAATACTAACCCCAATTTTAATTTTAGTCCTAGGTAGTCTCATCATTGGAGCATTTATAAATCCTCCTGGACCTTTATCAACGCCTGCACCTGATTATAAGAGCGGCGTGTTCTTTAAAGGCTTTATCGAAGGATATCTTACAATGGACGCTATTGCTGCCCTTGTATTCGGAATCGTTGTGATACAAGCTGTCAACGATAAAGGCGTTTCTGATCGTAAAAATGTTTCGATTGCTGTACTAAAAGCGGGCATTCTTGCAGCGATTGGATTAACGGCCATTTATCTTTCATTGGCGTATATCGGTGCAACAAGCACGAGCCTTGTTGGATCCGCAAATAACGGGGGAGCGATATTATCAAGTATTGCTAGCTACTTATTTGGCTCATTAGGAACGCTTTTGCTCGGGGCGGCGATAACCTTCGCCTGCTTAACCACATCTGTAGGCCTCGTAACCGCCTGCGGAGAATATTTTTCTAAAACATATCCAAAGCTTTCCTACAAAACCGTTATTCTAGTCGTAACGCTATTTAGTACATTCGTTGCGAATCTCGGTCTTACACAGCTTATTACGTTTACTTTACCTGTTTTAATTGCCATTTATCCGATCGCTATCGTTTTAATTTTTCTAACATTTATTGAGAATGTTTTTCCGATTCACCACTATGTTTATAGGGGAGCGATTATCTTAACAGTATTCATTAGCGTGCCAAACGCTCTAGAAGGAGCGGGAATTGTTTTGCCAGGTATGGGTGTCATGCAAACACTGCCGCTTTATAGCGAAGGCGTAGGATGGATTATCCCGGCCATTGTAGGCGCTGTGATCGGCCTCTTACTCTCTAGAACAACTAAACAAGCGTCGTAA